In the Methanobrevibacter arboriphilus JCM 13429 = DSM 1125 genome, one interval contains:
- a CDS encoding ATP-binding protein, producing the protein MKQIIVCNNKQQLYDVLNFVKKNLDPYKVSKKFQMQLELSIEEIFINIVNHAYETHANERKILINSYIETDPLKIALEFLDEGTPYNPLENHDPNISLPLEERSIGGLGIYLAKKNVDSIDYKYKDEKNILTIKKNIE; encoded by the coding sequence ATGAAACAAATTATAGTTTGCAATAATAAACAGCAATTATATGATGTTTTGAATTTTGTTAAAAAAAATTTAGATCCCTATAAAGTTTCAAAAAAATTTCAAATGCAATTAGAGCTTTCCATTGAAGAGATATTCATAAATATAGTTAATCATGCTTATGAAACACATGCTAATGAAAGAAAAATCTTAATTAATTCTTATATTGAAACAGATCCTTTAAAAATTGCTTTAGAATTTTTAGATGAAGGCACTCCTTATAATCCATTAGAAAATCATGATCCCAATATATCACTTCCTTTAGAAGAAAGGAGTATTGGTGGTTTAGGAATATATCTTGCAAAAAAAAATGTTGATAGTATTGATTATAAATACAAAGATGAAAAGAATATCCTCACAATTAAGAAAAATATTGAATAG
- a CDS encoding STAS domain-containing protein: MIIDKEFDGNCLRIMLKGRLDTNSAPILEKSLTDDFQNINSLVLDFEELMYISSAGLRVIILINKRIPDDCEMSIENVNDIIMEVFDTTGFSNVLSIN, translated from the coding sequence ATGATTATAGATAAAGAATTTGATGGAAATTGTTTGAGAATAATGTTAAAAGGTAGGTTAGACACTAATAGTGCTCCAATATTAGAAAAAAGTCTAACTGATGATTTTCAAAATATTAATAGCTTAGTTCTTGATTTTGAAGAATTAATGTATATTTCAAGCGCAGGGCTTCGTGTTATTATATTAATAAATAAAAGGATACCTGATGATTGTGAAATGTCAATAGAAAATGTTAATGATATAATAATGGAAGTATTTGATACAACAGGGTTTAGCAATGTTTTAAGTATTAATTAA
- a CDS encoding MATE family efflux transporter has product MFERNYNIISAKYKKFLLPTVILSMAMYMSIIIDGIIVGNLIGPNALAAIALLIPITGLFSTIYWTFGIGGSVLSAIAKAERNEMKSRIYFSLSIISLLVIGLVIAILGFFYIGEISKVFSNSEILLPFVIDYGRILFMSAPLLFIALGISYFMRAEDKPHLATAVLISSNFVNIIMDIVYIKFFNLGIGGAALATVTGYLVGMIFIVKYLISKDRETRFTNIFKSKIKNLKEIIFSGFPPASGQLFILLKTFFINIIILSTIGEAGTVAFAICFDCLIIASIPIIGVCQTMSPIVSVFYSEKDFNGVKFIMRKSFKIAIFSCVLLTIFLILFPNIILDIFGVTGINNIIVGEEAIRIFSLSFIGTSITFLMLFYTQAIQKKLISFIISISQGLIILVPSAYILSNLIGGSGIWISFLIAEIGTIIIIYLITIIISKKSKGKYSGILMLPKNKEGSVLDVTIKSSVDDALGLSEKLIKFAEENGVDKKTSIYVGIAIEEMVVNTIKYNLDSIDYIDVLSEIDENEIRISFKDSGIEYDPTKDVITEESDFENIHVLKKIANEISYARLIGLNSTIITIKR; this is encoded by the coding sequence ATGTTTGAAAGAAATTACAATATAATATCAGCAAAATATAAGAAATTTTTATTACCCACCGTAATTTTATCAATGGCTATGTATATGAGTATTATCATAGATGGAATAATCGTTGGTAACTTAATTGGACCTAATGCTCTTGCAGCTATTGCATTACTTATACCAATAACTGGCCTTTTTAGTACTATATATTGGACTTTTGGTATTGGAGGTTCAGTATTATCAGCAATAGCAAAAGCTGAGAGAAATGAAATGAAATCTAGAATATATTTCTCGTTATCTATTATTTCTCTATTGGTTATTGGCCTAGTAATAGCTATTCTTGGTTTTTTTTATATTGGTGAAATATCTAAGGTTTTTTCAAATAGTGAGATTCTTCTTCCATTTGTAATAGATTATGGGCGCATATTGTTTATGAGTGCTCCTTTATTATTCATTGCTTTAGGAATTAGTTATTTTATGCGAGCAGAGGATAAGCCTCATCTTGCTACTGCTGTTTTAATATCTTCTAATTTTGTAAATATAATTATGGATATTGTATATATTAAATTTTTTAATTTAGGAATTGGTGGTGCTGCTCTAGCTACAGTAACTGGATATTTAGTTGGAATGATATTTATTGTTAAATATTTAATATCAAAGGATAGAGAAACTAGATTTACAAACATATTTAAATCTAAAATAAAAAATCTAAAAGAAATAATCTTCTCAGGATTTCCTCCAGCATCAGGACAACTATTTATATTATTAAAAACATTTTTCATCAATATCATTATACTATCTACAATTGGAGAAGCTGGAACTGTTGCATTTGCTATATGCTTTGATTGTTTAATTATAGCATCTATACCTATTATTGGTGTTTGCCAAACAATGTCTCCTATTGTTTCTGTTTTTTATAGTGAAAAAGACTTTAATGGTGTGAAATTTATAATGAGGAAATCATTTAAAATAGCTATATTTTCATGTGTTTTATTGACTATATTTCTTATATTATTCCCTAACATTATTCTAGACATATTTGGAGTTACTGGAATAAATAATATTATTGTTGGAGAAGAAGCTATTAGGATATTTTCATTGAGTTTTATTGGAACAAGTATAACCTTTTTAATGTTATTTTATACCCAAGCTATTCAGAAAAAACTCATTTCTTTCATAATTTCAATATCTCAAGGGTTAATAATATTAGTTCCTTCAGCATATATTCTTTCAAATTTAATTGGAGGTTCAGGAATATGGATTTCTTTTTTAATAGCTGAAATAGGAACTATAATTATAATTTATTTAATTACAATTATAATATCAAAAAAATCAAAAGGAAAATATTCTGGAATCTTGATGCTTCCAAAAAACAAGGAAGGGTCTGTATTGGATGTAACCATTAAATCTTCTGTTGATGATGCACTTGGGCTTTCAGAAAAATTAATTAAATTTGCAGAAGAAAATGGTGTTGATAAAAAAACATCTATATATGTTGGAATTGCAATTGAAGAGATGGTAGTTAATACAATAAAGTATAATTTGGATAGTATTGATTATATTGATGTTTTATCAGAGATAGATGAAAATGAAATAAGGATTTCCTTTAAAGATTCTGGAATTGAATATGACCCAACAAAAGATGTTATAACTGAAGAAAGTGATTTTGAAAATATTCATGTTCTTAAAAAAATAGCTAATGAAATCAGTTATGCTAGACTTATTGGATTAAATAGTACAATAATAACTATAAAACGATAA
- a CDS encoding non-ribosomal peptide synthetase: MQFFNLSNAQKRTIVTEIGESGNDSYVLSFKYEFPIEDEKYVKIALSDIIRKKLNLKIKKDNQMEFFQYFSQLDAEIDNQLFYYYDMSIEKEDEIKEFIYQFTKTGFEEIFDSPLYRFVVLKTRKNIIVLGNVHHILMDGTSINILIKNLKSYVNKLKNNQPYETTPLSYENYVKKEEKYLSTKKSKEDEEYWIDSLKNYSSNYFTLDNLNVSKHEILLEENTINKLKKISRIENDNISPFLLALSILSLYFFKSSKSKDLVWNTPYHGRDFGEDIHNMLGMFVNMMPLRLKYKGELTFKDYVLYVKSVLKKGLTHGKLSFNLYTQKLQKIGINPAMLSMFSIVSNSSDSGVEYIWENEESEFPLHIRVNSSLNDKNGLQSLFLEFNNDCYSHEAIMDILNGIKDLINEIADNPNEECDNFKVFQSKFFKAEQYFKNIAKKSDGETFISPDIQVKKENKKFKEKEISLNMNVINNFSKKMKISPNSLFLTSTLFTLNRFVFNRNILISRTTESNGKLIDYPFGLFMESDKTVKEMLIEVENELIKSEEYKFFPYDKILGDNIVCPDFKYYFENKDYSSKNNYLGNNNEINSDEINSGEINSGEININEINDKINNSSNKAYLFIKSIDDEYRISLYYNSVIYTEKLMETFIKSIEIILKKFINDQNEKIGNISILSDKDTKKENKRQEDFEENIVDEPLLNKAFENTVKNNNDKIALIASDGEFTYDKLNRKANRIANALIKRGVGIEDKIMFMMNRDSNLIATVIGIVKSGATFIPIDPEYPEDRIENILNDSTSKYIVTNENTNKENNDQNNNKYLKNQISINELLKETDERNPNPNINENNLAYIIYTSGSTGIPKGVMLTHKGITNYISNDPQNIPINSIFNKSTKFLSLTTVSFIVFLREIFATMINGVTVVFANEEESINPLRLIALINNTNPDAFGSTPSRMLQYLEIEKIRNIMKNFKVIIVGGEMFPSQLYNTLKNCTDAEIYNSYGPTEITIASHGKLMENENVSEGKTLLNVIDSIRDIDGNPLPPGVVGEVYIGGSGVARGYLNNEKLTEEKFLEFSETSYYKTGDLGKKDEFGELYVSGRVDSQVKVRGLRIEVGEIESVISKNSNINSLVVCVKNVDSEEHLCAYYTSKKEIDISELRTITVDKLPKYMVPSYFIQLENFPMTPNGKIDIKNLPLPEESDYGVEDFVNPENELEESIFNICSDIMGKANFGVTNDLFQIGFTSLSIIKLISKISDDYGVELNLVSIMREGTIRKISQEILKASPSEELILKDDEIYSLTQNQLGVYFDFIKNPNNLIYNMPKCIRLNKNKDRFDLSNTNTNFKDSNLNNISRFSSNLANSADTKYINTKNVDSKYIDTNNIDTKDIDTKNVDSKYIDTNNIDTKDIDTNDSYINALKLKNVILKTIDKHSYMKTHLYLNNGKIYQRKNENLKVDIEIHKGTVDKKIKKNFIKPFDLFKGPLFRFKIYEDDEEVFLLWDCHHIISDGFSTILFLKDLAKLYEGKNVEIEKYTGFDLALEESEIEKTNLYNEAEDYFENRMCDFEGETGLTPDINGKENDGLLKEKSFNLNKNTVETFCKNNSITPNIFFMGVLLFSLSKYSYNKDILISSISNGRSKIKYQKTFAMMVKTLAIVSNIDSEKTVIEFMKILEDEFLNVINYESYPFTKISDKYGIYPDILYAYQAGLVENININGYGMDLEILDIEKPKFKLSFIIEDGFNEDNLNEDIVNENKLNEDILNEDNLNEDMLNEDKNVELVKKDGNETNFYEDQFRIVLKYNNALYSEDLTNGFNKSLSIIIKKFIENPNNYLKNISILSEKEQIDIENEEKNFKLKPVKEQLLNIIFQNIAEENKDKIALIAEDGELSYDELNRKSNRIANALIKLGVKAEDKIMFMLKRDSNLIATILGIIKSGAGFIPIDPEYPDDRIKHVLNDSESKYIITKEDLPNKLNIDDLLKENDERNPNPILNPKNLAYSIYTSGSTGKPKGVILTHENIANYIFPNKENCFVYSLNKMSTRMLSITTVAFDVFLHEVFVTLMNGLTLVFANDEESKNPLELAKLFEKSGADSFSATPSRMLQYLEFDMIKKSISQCKIISLAGENYPLNLHKIIKMYSDAEIYNVYGPTETTISCNTKCVDNEDITVGKPLFNVIESVMDIDGNPLPSGIVGELYVGGAGVARGYWNRKELTDERFIYRNNIRYYRTGDFAKKKDNGEYYILGRMDNQIKLRGLRIEIGEIENVISDYEGIKRVIVLVKKIQSQEHLCAYFISDKPIDVKSLKSHLKNKLTPYMIPSIYVELDEFPQTPNGKIDTKSLPEPLLKEKKYIAAKNKDEKFFADVFANVLGINKVGATDNFFDLGGTSLLATKVMVESVNAGYNISYGDIFTYQTPENIARVLLEKEKTLNQPKESLLQVETEDSLVNNQKRSQTLNKQRNDLNIGDIDNLDSDFNKYSTKRFNDILKKQNLEQFKTQSKQDLGNVLLTGTTGFLGMHLLHEFIKNENGKIYCMLRKGRHTDVEKRLKSLLFYYFDNSYDELFNSKIHVIEGDVTNIDDFKKASSFSIDTVVNSAANVKHYASGTQIEDVNVGGVKNAVKFSKENNCNLVHISTVSVVGESVNNIPPKDIYFEEDMLYIGQNLEHKYINSKFKAETIILDAVLNGEINAKIMRLGNLMAREQDQEFQINFDTNAFINRLKSYSIIKRIPYNMMNLRVDITAIDITAKAIMLLSKAPKEYLVFHPFNNHYIYISDIIAIMNELGLNIKGSNQKEFNEALQETMKDESNAIKISGFIASMNKGENRSFISSKNDYTMEILYHLGFKWPLITNEYLSTFIKYLIDLDFFDY; encoded by the coding sequence ATGCAGTTTTTTAACCTATCAAATGCTCAAAAAAGAACTATAGTAACTGAAATTGGAGAATCGGGAAATGACTCTTATGTTCTCTCATTTAAATACGAATTCCCTATTGAAGATGAAAAATATGTGAAAATAGCATTATCAGACATAATAAGAAAAAAACTCAATTTAAAAATTAAAAAGGATAATCAAATGGAGTTTTTTCAATATTTTTCACAATTAGATGCCGAAATTGATAACCAACTATTTTATTATTATGATATGTCCATTGAAAAGGAAGATGAAATTAAGGAGTTTATATATCAATTTACAAAAACTGGATTTGAAGAAATCTTTGATTCTCCTCTCTATAGATTTGTTGTATTGAAAACTAGAAAAAATATCATAGTTTTAGGAAACGTACATCATATTTTAATGGATGGTACATCTATAAACATTCTTATAAAAAATCTTAAAAGCTATGTTAATAAATTAAAAAACAACCAACCTTATGAAACAACTCCCCTTTCTTATGAAAATTATGTTAAGAAAGAAGAAAAATATCTATCTACTAAAAAATCTAAAGAAGATGAAGAGTATTGGATTGATAGTCTAAAAAACTATTCTAGTAACTATTTTACACTAGATAATCTTAATGTTTCAAAACACGAGATATTATTAGAAGAAAATACTATAAATAAATTAAAAAAAATATCCAGAATAGAAAATGATAATATTTCTCCATTTTTATTAGCATTATCTATACTATCTTTATATTTTTTTAAAAGTTCAAAATCAAAAGATTTAGTTTGGAATACTCCTTATCATGGTAGAGATTTTGGAGAAGATATACATAATATGTTAGGTATGTTTGTAAATATGATGCCTTTAAGATTAAAATATAAAGGTGAACTAACATTTAAAGATTATGTACTATATGTAAAATCTGTTTTAAAAAAAGGTTTAACTCATGGAAAATTGTCCTTTAATCTTTATACTCAAAAACTACAAAAAATAGGAATTAATCCTGCTATGTTATCAATGTTTTCCATTGTTTCAAATTCTTCTGATTCTGGAGTAGAATATATTTGGGAAAATGAAGAAAGTGAATTTCCATTACATATTCGAGTTAATTCATCTCTTAATGATAAAAATGGTTTACAATCTTTGTTTTTAGAATTTAATAATGATTGTTATTCTCATGAAGCAATCATGGATATTTTAAATGGTATTAAAGACTTAATAAATGAAATTGCAGATAATCCTAATGAAGAATGTGATAATTTTAAAGTCTTTCAAAGCAAGTTTTTCAAAGCAGAGCAATATTTTAAGAATATCGCTAAAAAATCTGATGGTGAAACATTTATTTCACCTGATATTCAGGTTAAAAAAGAAAATAAAAAGTTTAAAGAGAAAGAAATCTCACTAAATATGAATGTTATAAACAATTTTTCTAAAAAGATGAAAATTTCTCCAAACTCATTATTTTTAACTTCTACATTATTTACATTAAATAGGTTTGTTTTTAATAGAAATATTTTAATTTCTAGAACTACAGAATCTAATGGGAAATTAATAGATTATCCTTTTGGTTTATTTATGGAAAGTGATAAAACAGTTAAAGAAATGTTAATTGAAGTTGAAAATGAACTGATTAAAAGTGAAGAATATAAATTCTTTCCATATGATAAAATATTAGGGGATAATATAGTTTGCCCAGATTTCAAATATTATTTTGAAAATAAAGATTATAGCTCTAAAAATAATTACTTAGGGAATAATAATGAAATTAATAGTGATGAAATTAATAGTGGTGAAATTAATAGTGGTGAAATTAATATTAATGAAATTAATGATAAAATTAATAACTCTTCTAATAAAGCATATTTATTTATTAAGTCAATTGATGATGAATACAGAATCTCATTATATTATAACTCTGTGATTTACACGGAAAAACTAATGGAAACATTTATAAAAAGTATTGAGATTATTTTAAAGAAATTTATCAATGATCAAAATGAAAAAATAGGTAATATATCCATTTTATCAGATAAAGACACAAAAAAAGAGAATAAAAGACAGGAAGATTTTGAAGAAAACATTGTTGATGAACCATTATTGAATAAAGCTTTTGAAAATACTGTGAAGAATAATAATGATAAAATTGCACTTATTGCTTCTGATGGTGAATTTACATATGATAAATTAAATAGGAAAGCTAATCGTATAGCTAATGCATTGATAAAAAGGGGAGTTGGGATAGAAGATAAAATAATGTTCATGATGAATAGGGATAGTAATTTAATAGCTACTGTAATAGGTATTGTAAAATCAGGAGCTACTTTTATTCCTATAGATCCAGAATATCCTGAAGATAGAATAGAGAATATTTTAAATGATAGTACTTCTAAATACATTGTAACTAATGAAAATACTAATAAAGAAAATAATGATCAAAATAATAATAAATATTTAAAAAATCAAATTAGTATAAATGAACTTTTAAAAGAAACTGATGAGAGAAATCCAAACCCTAACATTAATGAAAATAATTTAGCCTATATCATATATACTTCAGGATCAACAGGAATTCCTAAGGGGGTAATGTTAACACATAAAGGTATTACGAATTATATATCGAATGATCCTCAAAATATTCCTATAAATTCTATTTTTAATAAATCAACAAAATTTTTATCATTAACTACTGTATCATTCATTGTATTTTTAAGAGAAATATTCGCAACAATGATCAATGGAGTCACTGTTGTTTTTGCAAATGAAGAAGAATCCATTAATCCATTAAGACTTATTGCATTGATTAATAATACAAATCCAGATGCTTTTGGATCTACACCTTCTAGAATGTTACAATATCTTGAAATTGAAAAGATAAGAAATATAATGAAAAATTTCAAAGTAATTATAGTCGGTGGGGAGATGTTTCCATCACAACTGTATAATACTCTTAAAAATTGTACTGATGCTGAAATATACAACTCCTATGGGCCAACTGAGATTACAATTGCATCACATGGAAAATTAATGGAGAATGAAAATGTTTCTGAAGGGAAAACTCTTTTAAATGTTATTGATAGTATTAGGGATATTGACGGTAATCCTTTACCTCCAGGAGTTGTTGGGGAAGTTTATATTGGAGGTTCTGGAGTTGCAAGAGGATATTTAAATAATGAAAAGTTAACCGAAGAAAAATTTTTAGAATTTTCTGAAACTTCATACTATAAAACAGGAGATTTGGGTAAAAAAGATGAATTTGGAGAGTTATATGTTTCAGGAAGGGTAGATAGTCAAGTCAAAGTTAGGGGACTTAGAATTGAAGTTGGAGAGATAGAATCAGTTATCTCTAAAAATTCTAATATAAACTCTTTAGTAGTATGTGTTAAGAATGTAGATTCTGAAGAACATCTATGTGCATATTATACAAGTAAAAAAGAAATAGATATAAGTGAATTAAGAACTATAACTGTCGATAAATTGCCAAAATATATGGTTCCATCTTATTTTATTCAATTAGAAAATTTTCCAATGACTCCAAATGGTAAAATAGATATTAAAAATTTACCCTTACCAGAAGAATCTGATTATGGGGTTGAAGATTTTGTAAATCCAGAAAATGAATTGGAAGAATCTATTTTTAATATTTGTTCAGATATTATGGGAAAAGCTAATTTTGGTGTTACAAATGATTTGTTTCAGATTGGTTTTACTTCTCTTTCTATTATTAAATTAATATCTAAAATTTCTGATGATTATGGTGTTGAACTTAATTTAGTAAGTATAATGAGAGAAGGGACAATTAGAAAAATATCTCAAGAAATTTTAAAAGCATCTCCTAGTGAAGAACTAATTCTTAAAGATGATGAAATATATTCTTTGACTCAAAATCAGTTAGGTGTTTATTTTGATTTTATTAAAAATCCAAATAATCTAATTTATAATATGCCAAAATGTATTCGATTAAATAAAAATAAGGATAGATTTGATTTATCTAATACTAATACTAATTTTAAAGATTCTAATTTAAATAATATTAGTCGATTTAGTTCTAACTTAGCTAATTCTGCTGATACTAAATATATTAATACTAAAAATGTTGATAGTAAATATATTGATACTAATAATATTGATACTAAAGATATTGATACTAAAAATGTTGATAGTAAATATATTGATACTAATAATATTGATACTAAAGATATTGATACTAATGATTCATATATAAATGCTTTAAAACTAAAAAATGTGATTTTAAAAACTATTGATAAACATTCTTATATGAAAACTCACCTTTATCTTAATAATGGAAAGATATACCAAAGAAAGAATGAAAATTTAAAAGTTGATATTGAAATTCATAAAGGAACTGTAGATAAAAAGATTAAAAAGAATTTTATAAAACCATTTGATTTATTTAAAGGTCCTTTATTTAGATTTAAAATATATGAGGATGATGAGGAAGTTTTTTTACTTTGGGATTGTCATCATATAATTTCTGATGGATTTTCAACAATACTTTTCCTTAAAGATTTAGCTAAATTATATGAAGGAAAAAATGTTGAAATAGAAAAATATACTGGATTCGATTTGGCTTTAGAAGAATCTGAAATTGAAAAAACAAATTTATATAATGAAGCAGAAGACTATTTTGAAAATAGGATGTGTGATTTTGAGGGTGAAACAGGACTTACACCAGATATTAATGGAAAAGAAAATGATGGTTTATTGAAAGAAAAGTCTTTTAATTTGAATAAAAATACAGTTGAAACATTTTGTAAAAATAATTCGATTACTCCTAATATCTTTTTCATGGGAGTTCTATTATTTAGTTTAAGTAAATATTCTTATAACAAAGATATTTTGATATCTAGTATTTCGAATGGTAGAAGTAAGATAAAATATCAAAAAACATTTGCTATGATGGTTAAAACATTAGCAATAGTATCTAATATTGATAGTGAAAAAACTGTAATTGAATTTATGAAAATTCTCGAAGATGAGTTTTTAAATGTTATAAATTACGAATCATATCCATTTACAAAGATTTCTGATAAATATGGAATATATCCCGATATATTATATGCATATCAAGCAGGACTAGTTGAAAATATAAACATCAATGGCTATGGAATGGATTTAGAGATATTAGACATAGAAAAACCTAAATTTAAATTATCATTTATAATTGAAGATGGATTTAATGAAGATAATCTCAATGAAGATATAGTTAATGAAAATAAACTTAATGAAGATATACTTAATGAAGATAATCTCAATGAAGATATGCTTAATGAAGATAAAAATGTTGAATTAGTTAAAAAGGATGGAAATGAAACTAATTTTTATGAAGATCAATTTAGAATAGTTTTAAAATATAATAATGCATTGTATAGTGAAGATCTTACTAATGGATTTAATAAGAGTTTATCTATTATTATAAAAAAATTTATTGAGAACCCTAATAATTATCTTAAAAATATATCTATTTTATCTGAAAAAGAACAGATAGACATAGAAAATGAAGAAAAGAATTTTAAATTAAAACCTGTAAAAGAACAGCTATTAAATATAATTTTCCAAAATATAGCTGAGGAAAATAAGGATAAAATAGCCTTAATTGCAGAAGATGGGGAATTGAGTTATGATGAATTAAATAGGAAATCTAATAGAATAGCTAATGCTTTAATAAAATTAGGTGTTAAAGCTGAAGATAAAATAATGTTTATGCTAAAAAGAGATAGTAATTTAATAGCTACTATACTAGGAATAATAAAATCAGGTGCAGGATTTATCCCTATAGATCCAGAATATCCTGATGATAGGATAAAACATGTTTTAAATGATAGTGAATCAAAATACATCATAACAAAAGAGGATTTACCAAATAAGTTAAATATCGATGATCTTTTAAAAGAAAATGATGAGAGAAATCCAAATCCTATTTTAAATCCAAAAAACTTAGCTTATAGTATTTATACTTCTGGTTCTACAGGAAAACCAAAAGGAGTAATCTTAACCCATGAAAATATAGCTAATTATATATTTCCTAATAAAGAAAATTGTTTTGTCTATTCCTTAAATAAAATGTCTACTCGAATGCTTTCTATAACTACTGTTGCTTTCGATGTATTTTTACATGAGGTTTTTGTAACTTTAATGAATGGATTGACTTTAGTTTTTGCTAATGATGAAGAGTCTAAAAATCCTTTAGAACTTGCTAAACTATTTGAAAAATCTGGAGCTGATTCTTTTAGTGCAACGCCTTCTAGGATGCTACAATATTTAGAGTTTGATATGATTAAAAAGTCAATTTCCCAGTGTAAAATTATAAGTCTTGCTGGTGAAAATTATCCTTTAAATTTACATAAAATAATCAAAATGTATAGTGATGCAGAGATATACAATGTTTATGGACCAACTGAAACAACTATTTCTTGTAATACAAAATGTGTTGATAATGAGGATATTACTGTTGGAAAACCACTATTTAATGTTATAGAATCTGTTATGGATATAGATGGAAATCCATTACCTTCCGGAATTGTTGGAGAGTTATATGTGGGTGGTGCTGGAGTAGCTAGAGGTTATTGGAATAGAAAAGAATTAACAGATGAGAGATTTATATATAGAAATAATATTCGATATTATAGAACAGGAGACTTTGCAAAGAAAAAGGATAATGGAGAATATTATATTTTAGGAAGAATGGATAATCAAATAAAACTTAGAGGACTTAGGATTGAAATTGGTGAGATAGAAAATGTTATATCCGATTATGAAGGAATAAAACGAGTCATTGTTTTAGTTAAAAAAATCCAATCTCAAGAACATTTATGTGCATACTTTATTAGTGATAAACCTATTGATGTTAAAAGTTTAAAATCTCATTTGAAAAATAAATTGACACCTTATATGATTCCAAGTATATATGTGGAGTTAGATGAATTTCCACAAACTCCTAATGGAAAAATAGACACAAAATCTCTTCCAGAACCATTATTAAAAGAAAAAAAATATATTGCTGCAAAAAATAAAGATGAAAAATTCTTTGCAGATGTTTTTGCAAATGTATTAGGGATAAATAAAGTAGGAGCAACAGATAATTTCTTTGATTTAGGTGGAACTTCTCTTTTAGCAACAAAAGTCATGGTTGAATCAGTAAATGCAGGTTATAACATATCTTATGGAGACATATTCACATACCAAACACCAGAGAATATTGCTAGGGTATTACTAGAAAAAGAAAAAACTTTAAATCAACCAAAAGAGAGTTTATTACAGGTAGAAACAGAGGATTCGTTAGTAAATAATCAAAAAAGATCCCAAACATTGAATAAACAAAGAAATGATTTAAATATTGGAGATATTGATAACCTTGATTCAGATTTTAACAAATATTCAACTAAAAGATTCAATGATATATTAAAAAAACAAAACCTAGAACAGTTTAAAACACAATCTAAACAAGATTTAGGAAATGTATTATTAACTGGAACAACTGGATTTTTGGGTATGCATTTATTACATGAATTTATAAAAAATGAAAATGGAAAGATATATTGTATGCTTAGAAAAGGAAGGCATACAGATGTTGAAAAAAGGTTAAAGTCATTATTATTTTATTATTTTGATAATAGTTATGATGAATTGTTTAATTCAAAGATTCATGTTATTGAAGGAGATGTTACAAATATTGATGATTTTAAAAAAGCATCTTCATTTTCAATTGATACTGTTGTAAATAGTGCTGCTAATGTTAAACATTATGCTTCTGGAACACAAATTGAAGATGTTAATGTAGGGGGGGTAAAGAACGCTGTTAAATTTTCAAAAGAGAATAATTGTAATTTAGTACATATATCAACGGTAAGTGTTGTTGGAGAAAGTGTAAATAATATTCCTCCTAAGGATATATATTTTGAAGAGGATATGTTATATATTGGGCAAAATTTAGAACATAAATATATTAATAGTAAATTTAAAGCAGAAACTATTATTTTAGATGCTGTATTAAATGGTGAGATAAATGCTAAAATTATGCGTCTTGGTAATCTTATGGCTAGAGAACAAGATCAAGAATTCCAAATTAATTTTGATACAAATGCATTTATCAATCGTTTGAAATCTTATAGTATAATTAAAAGAATTCCTTATAATATGATGAATTTAAGAGTAGATATTACTGCAATTGATATTACTGCAAAAGCTATCATGCTTCTTTCAAAGGCTCCTAAAGAATATTTAGTTTTCCACCCATTTAATAATCATTATATCTATATTTCTGACATTATAGCAATTATGAATGAACTTGGACTTAATATTAAAGGATCTAATCAAAAAGAGTTTAATGAAGCTCTTCAAGAAACAATGAAAGATGAATCTAATGCAATTAAAATTTCTGGTTTTATAGCATCTATGAATAAGGGAGAGAATAGAAGTTTCATATCCTCTAAAAATGATTATACAATGGAAATACTTTATCATTTAGGGTTTAAATGGCCATTAATTACTAATGAATATCTATCAACATTTATAAAATACTTAATTGACTTAGATTTTTTTGATTATTAA